The following are encoded together in the Candidatus Polarisedimenticolaceae bacterium genome:
- the gatB gene encoding Asp-tRNA(Asn)/Glu-tRNA(Gln) amidotransferase subunit GatB gives MADWEAVIGLEVHAQLDTRSKIFCACATDAAAPPNARTCPVCLGHPGALPVLNRGAVRLAIRAAKALGCDVAATSVFARKNYFYPDLPKGYQISQYEQPLATGGGVDIEPASGPRRIRLIRLHLEEDAGKLVHEGLPSSGKASHVDLNRAGTPLAEIVSEPDLRTAEEAYLYLQRLRTILRWTGVCDGNLEQGSLRCDANVSVRPRGAEAFGVRTELKNLNSFRNVQRAIEYEIARQVGVLESGGRLTQGTALWDADAGVSRPMRGKEEAQDYRYFPEPDLPPLLVDAATEAEASRELPELPAARKARFIAAFGLSPEDAHALTLERPVADFFEAAASAGGNARAAANFAIHDLARVQNAAKLPPDAVPIAASHLASLIGLVDSGAVSTSAARAIFDAMATSGRPPGDLVRDLGLAQISDEEVLKALLAGVVEAYPSEWKRLREGKLQLEEFFVGKVMRASKGSANPAVVRALVEAERAR, from the coding sequence ATGGCGGACTGGGAGGCGGTGATCGGGCTGGAGGTTCACGCCCAGCTCGACACCCGCTCCAAGATCTTCTGCGCCTGCGCGACGGACGCGGCCGCGCCCCCGAACGCCCGGACCTGTCCGGTGTGCCTCGGCCATCCGGGCGCGCTTCCCGTCCTGAACCGCGGCGCCGTGCGGCTGGCGATCCGCGCCGCGAAGGCCCTCGGCTGCGACGTCGCCGCGACGAGCGTGTTCGCGAGGAAGAACTACTTCTACCCGGACCTTCCGAAGGGTTACCAGATCTCCCAATACGAGCAGCCGCTGGCGACCGGAGGGGGCGTCGACATCGAGCCCGCCTCGGGGCCCCGGCGCATCCGCCTGATCCGCCTCCATCTCGAGGAGGATGCGGGCAAGCTCGTGCACGAGGGGCTGCCGTCCTCCGGCAAGGCCTCCCACGTCGACCTCAACCGGGCGGGAACGCCGCTGGCGGAGATCGTCTCCGAGCCCGACCTCCGGACCGCCGAAGAGGCGTACCTGTACCTCCAGCGCCTGCGCACGATCCTCCGCTGGACCGGCGTGTGCGACGGCAATCTCGAGCAGGGCTCGCTCCGCTGCGACGCGAACGTCTCCGTGCGGCCGAGGGGGGCCGAAGCGTTCGGCGTGCGAACCGAGCTCAAGAACCTGAACTCCTTCCGCAACGTCCAGCGTGCGATCGAATACGAGATCGCGCGGCAGGTCGGCGTGCTCGAGTCCGGTGGACGGTTGACGCAGGGGACGGCGCTCTGGGACGCCGACGCCGGGGTGTCGCGACCCATGCGGGGCAAGGAGGAGGCCCAGGATTATCGCTACTTCCCGGAGCCGGACCTGCCTCCGCTCCTCGTTGACGCCGCGACCGAAGCGGAGGCGTCGCGGGAGCTCCCCGAGCTTCCCGCGGCCCGCAAGGCCCGATTCATCGCCGCGTTCGGGCTCTCCCCCGAAGACGCCCACGCGCTCACCCTCGAGCGTCCCGTGGCGGATTTCTTCGAGGCGGCGGCCTCGGCCGGCGGAAACGCGCGCGCGGCGGCGAACTTCGCGATCCACGACCTCGCCCGGGTCCAGAACGCCGCGAAGCTCCCTCCCGACGCCGTTCCGATCGCCGCCTCCCACCTCGCGTCGTTGATCGGCCTCGTCGATTCGGGCGCCGTCTCGACGAGCGCGGCGCGCGCGATCTTCGACGCGATGGCGACGAGCGGGAGGCCCCCCGGGGACCTCGTCCGGGACCTGGGCCTCGCCCAGATCAGCGACGAGGAGGTGCTGAAGGCGCTGCTCGCCGGGGTCGTCGAGGCCTACCCATCGGAATGGAAGCGCCTGCGGGAGGGGAAGTTGCAGCTCGAGGAGTTCTTCGTCGGCAAGGTGATGCGGGCCTCGAAGGGGAGCGCCAATCCCGCCGTCGTACGCGCCCTCGTCGAGGCGGAGCGCGCGCGGTGA
- the ftsE gene encoding cell division ATP-binding protein FtsE translates to MIRIEGLSKVYAGGHVALDRVSLSVERGEFVFVTGPSGAGKTTLLRLMLRQERPSEGSIVIDGRDVGMIAASRVPGLRRSIGVVFQDFKLIKRKTALENVAYVLNVAGIPRAEQRRRAYHALKGVGLAHRLHVHPDALSGGEQQRVAIARAVVNDPELLLADEPTGNLDPDLSVEIMRLFREINARGTTVVVATHDRDLIRRMQRRTIVLTRGQAAEAERAE, encoded by the coding sequence GTGATCCGGATCGAGGGGCTGTCGAAGGTCTACGCCGGCGGACACGTCGCGCTCGACCGGGTGTCGCTCTCGGTCGAGCGCGGCGAGTTCGTCTTCGTGACCGGCCCCTCCGGAGCGGGGAAGACCACGCTGCTCCGCCTGATGCTCCGGCAGGAACGGCCCTCCGAGGGCTCGATCGTGATCGACGGTCGGGACGTCGGGATGATCGCGGCATCACGGGTGCCCGGCCTGCGTCGGTCGATCGGCGTCGTCTTCCAGGATTTCAAGCTCATCAAGCGGAAGACCGCGCTCGAAAACGTGGCCTACGTCCTCAACGTCGCGGGTATCCCGCGCGCCGAGCAGCGCCGTCGCGCGTATCACGCACTGAAGGGGGTCGGGCTGGCGCATCGCCTCCACGTCCACCCCGACGCGTTGTCCGGCGGCGAGCAGCAGCGCGTCGCCATCGCCCGCGCGGTGGTGAACGATCCCGAGCTTCTGCTCGCCGACGAGCCGACCGGCAACCTCGATCCGGACCTCTCCGTCGAGATCATGCGCCTGTTCCGCGAGATCAACGCCCGCGGCACCACGGTCGTCGTCGCGACCCACGATCGCGACCTGATCCGGCGCATGCAGCGGCGCACGATCGTGCTCACCCGGGGGCAGGCCGCCGAGGCGGAGCGAGCCGAATGA
- a CDS encoding permease-like cell division protein FtsX, which yields MRRWISLLRYFAEDALDEWRHSPGAAVLATATVAAVLFVGGLALLVGANVRASLEAWSRDARVEIYLAEGASATAIDGVRARLEALPGVSRVVFVGKDEALRRFRLVFRSLADLPAELGENPLPASFEAYVEPGPAADETARLVEAAVGSEPVVEEVRFDRAMLARVESMLGVARWGVGGIGALVAAAVIFVVAGVTRLAVYARRDEVDVMLLVGATPSFVRGPFLLAGAAQGLLAALVALGSVELARRTALAYSGADPAALVGLALGRPLPASAAGALLAAGVAVGLASSWAAVRGARE from the coding sequence ATGAGGCGCTGGATCTCGCTGCTGCGTTATTTCGCGGAGGACGCCCTCGACGAGTGGCGGCACAGCCCGGGGGCCGCGGTCCTCGCGACGGCGACGGTGGCGGCGGTGCTCTTCGTCGGCGGCCTCGCCCTCCTCGTGGGCGCGAACGTCCGGGCGAGCCTCGAAGCCTGGAGTCGCGACGCGCGCGTCGAGATCTACCTCGCCGAAGGCGCGAGCGCGACCGCGATCGACGGCGTGCGCGCCAGGCTCGAGGCCCTTCCGGGAGTCTCGCGGGTCGTCTTCGTGGGGAAGGACGAGGCGCTCCGCCGCTTCCGGCTGGTGTTCCGCTCGCTGGCCGACCTCCCCGCGGAGCTGGGCGAGAACCCGCTGCCGGCCTCGTTCGAGGCCTACGTCGAGCCCGGTCCGGCCGCGGACGAGACGGCACGGCTCGTCGAGGCGGCGGTCGGATCGGAGCCCGTCGTCGAGGAGGTGCGCTTCGACCGGGCGATGCTGGCGCGGGTCGAGTCGATGCTCGGCGTCGCGCGCTGGGGCGTTGGGGGAATCGGCGCGCTCGTCGCGGCCGCGGTGATCTTCGTGGTGGCCGGGGTGACGCGCCTGGCGGTCTACGCGAGGCGCGACGAGGTGGACGTCATGCTGCTCGTCGGTGCGACGCCGTCGTTCGTGCGCGGTCCGTTCCTCCTCGCCGGGGCCGCCCAGGGGTTGCTGGCGGCGCTCGTCGCGCTGGGATCCGTGGAGCTGGCCCGACGCACGGCCCTGGCCTACTCGGGCGCCGATCCCGCGGCTCTGGTCGGACTCGCGCTCGGCAGGCCTCTCCCCGCGTCGGCGGCCGGCGCGCTCCTCGCGGCGGGGGTGGCCGTGGGCCTCGCGAGCTCCTGGGCCGCCGTCCGCGGCGCGCGCGAGTGA
- the aroA gene encoding 3-phosphoshikimate 1-carboxyvinyltransferase, with amino-acid sequence MRARAVHPPNRPVDAAFRAVPSKSDTHRALVAAALARGTSEIDSPLLADDTSRTRDGLAALGARFAEYPSTWRVEGTAGSVRGGARIALGESGTTCRLLAAVAAIGAEASLLDGTPRLRERPLRPLLEALASLGADVRADPRTGGLPLRIGGRPMRGGAVRVPGGQSSQFASALMLVGARLHGGLEVEIEPPRVSLPYVRMTRRTLEAFGVRCSEAGEGTWRVPETDYPGGRYRVEGDHSSASYLLAAAVATGGRVRLDGLEPDSLQADAAFGPLLRAAGARVASAPGSVTVESSGTLAAFDVDLSASPDLAPTVAVVALFADGECRLRGLGALRVKESDRLEAVAEGLHALGAGVAVEGDALRVVPPARPRGATVRTRSDHRLAMAFAVAGLRIPGVVVDDAACVAKSNPGFWDDFAALEAGGIRTGS; translated from the coding sequence ATGCGAGCGCGTGCCGTACATCCGCCGAATCGCCCCGTGGACGCGGCGTTTCGCGCGGTGCCGTCGAAGAGCGACACGCATCGGGCGCTCGTGGCGGCGGCGCTCGCCCGGGGCACGAGCGAGATCGACTCTCCGCTGCTCGCCGACGACACCTCGCGGACCCGGGACGGGCTCGCTGCGCTGGGGGCGCGGTTCGCGGAATACCCGTCGACGTGGCGCGTCGAGGGAACCGCGGGATCCGTGCGCGGCGGCGCCCGGATCGCCCTCGGGGAATCGGGGACGACGTGCCGCCTGCTCGCCGCGGTGGCCGCGATCGGCGCCGAGGCGAGCCTCCTCGACGGGACGCCTCGCCTGCGCGAGCGACCCTTGCGTCCCCTGCTCGAGGCGCTCGCGTCGCTGGGTGCCGACGTGCGTGCGGATCCCCGCACGGGCGGATTGCCGCTTCGCATCGGCGGAAGGCCGATGCGCGGGGGAGCGGTTCGGGTTCCCGGGGGGCAGAGCAGTCAGTTCGCCAGCGCGTTGATGCTCGTGGGGGCGCGCCTTCACGGTGGGCTCGAGGTCGAGATCGAGCCGCCGAGAGTCTCGCTCCCGTACGTCCGCATGACGCGCCGGACCCTCGAGGCGTTCGGCGTGCGTTGTTCCGAGGCCGGCGAGGGGACGTGGCGGGTGCCGGAGACGGACTACCCGGGCGGCCGTTACCGCGTGGAAGGGGATCACTCCTCGGCGTCGTATCTCCTGGCCGCCGCGGTCGCGACCGGGGGCCGCGTGCGCCTGGACGGGCTGGAGCCGGACAGCCTCCAGGCCGATGCGGCGTTCGGCCCGCTGCTTCGGGCGGCCGGCGCCCGGGTCGCCTCCGCGCCGGGGAGCGTCACGGTCGAATCGTCGGGCACCCTCGCGGCGTTCGACGTCGATCTCTCGGCCTCACCGGATCTGGCGCCCACCGTCGCCGTCGTCGCCCTGTTCGCCGACGGCGAGTGCCGGCTGCGTGGTCTGGGAGCGCTGCGCGTCAAGGAGTCGGACCGCCTGGAGGCGGTTGCGGAGGGGCTTCACGCGCTCGGCGCGGGAGTCGCCGTCGAGGGGGACGCGCTGCGCGTGGTGCCGCCGGCCCGGCCCCGCGGTGCGACGGTGCGGACGCGGTCGGACCATCGACTTGCGATGGCGTTCGCGGTGGCGGGGCTGCGGATCCCGGGCGTCGTCGTCGACGACGCCGCGTGCGTGGCGAAGTCGAACCCGGGGTTCTGGGACGACTTCGCCGCGCTCGAGGCGGGTGGGATCAGAACTGGTAGCTGA
- a CDS encoding outer membrane protein transport protein has product MRKQLIAVAAALLATAPALASGFSIFEQSAKASGQAGAWVARADDAAANWYNPAALVKLEGTQVQFGFNYIDIGGDTNFTIGSDPFPIGAAALLGVTVTPGQRFESESNVAIPSHLYFTGHLNEDWAYGIGLTVPFGLVTEWKDLPLTLVSQKAELMTLNINPNLAYKINDNWSVAFGLNYLYADIAEFSRFVPLPDVERAPIPAGTYEFNLKGNGDDLGWNAAIHYAGPDWNFGFTYRDGVNPDIGGTAEFTGIEAPSIGGDTTLNLPAQAAIGVAYTALPSFDIEFDVSWARWSTFKSLIVQFDDGSSINQAENWSDTLAFRIGGAWRLAEAHEIRLGLVRDQNPIPDNTLRPSIPDADRTGLSFGYGFAGKKFQFDGYGMMLKFDDRNASGVFGGGAPSPYDGVIDGTYRSKVLLLGLTAGYKF; this is encoded by the coding sequence ATGAGAAAACAGCTGATCGCGGTTGCGGCTGCGCTGCTCGCTACGGCGCCCGCGCTGGCCTCGGGCTTCAGCATCTTCGAGCAGAGCGCCAAGGCCTCCGGTCAGGCCGGTGCCTGGGTGGCTCGGGCGGATGACGCCGCGGCCAACTGGTACAACCCGGCCGCGCTCGTAAAGCTCGAGGGCACTCAGGTTCAGTTCGGCTTCAACTACATCGACATCGGCGGGGACACGAACTTCACGATCGGCAGCGATCCATTCCCGATCGGGGCCGCGGCCCTTCTCGGGGTGACCGTCACCCCCGGCCAGCGCTTCGAGTCGGAATCGAACGTGGCGATTCCCAGCCACCTCTACTTCACGGGCCACCTGAACGAAGATTGGGCGTACGGGATCGGTCTCACCGTCCCCTTCGGTCTCGTCACCGAGTGGAAGGACCTGCCGCTCACGCTGGTCTCGCAGAAGGCCGAGTTGATGACCCTGAACATCAACCCGAACCTGGCCTACAAGATCAACGACAACTGGTCGGTGGCGTTCGGGTTGAACTACCTCTACGCCGACATCGCGGAGTTCTCGCGCTTCGTTCCCCTCCCCGACGTGGAGCGGGCGCCGATCCCGGCCGGCACGTATGAGTTCAACCTCAAGGGCAACGGCGACGACCTCGGCTGGAACGCGGCGATCCACTACGCGGGTCCCGACTGGAACTTCGGCTTCACCTATCGGGACGGCGTCAATCCGGACATCGGCGGCACGGCGGAGTTCACCGGCATCGAGGCCCCGTCGATCGGCGGGGACACCACCCTGAATCTCCCGGCGCAGGCCGCGATCGGCGTCGCCTACACCGCGCTCCCGAGCTTCGACATCGAGTTCGACGTGAGCTGGGCCAGGTGGTCCACCTTCAAGAGCCTGATCGTCCAGTTCGACGACGGCTCGTCGATCAACCAGGCCGAGAACTGGTCCGACACCCTCGCGTTCCGCATCGGCGGCGCGTGGAGGCTCGCGGAGGCGCATGAGATCCGCCTGGGCCTCGTTCGCGACCAGAATCCGATCCCCGACAACACCCTGCGCCCGTCGATCCCCGACGCCGACCGCACCGGCCTCAGCTTCGGCTACGGCTTCGCCGGCAAGAAGTTCCAGTTCGACGGCTACGGAATGATGCTCAAGTTCGACGACCGTAACGCCAGCGGCGTGTTCGGGGGCGGTGCACCGTCTCCGTACGACGGCGTGATCGACGGCACCTACAGGTCGAAGGTGCTGCTCCTCGGTCTGACCGCCGGCTACAAGTTCTGA
- a CDS encoding AMP-binding protein: protein MRELLRSKPVHPAGALATTAPAMWPEIERESADRCVRTLAAALARYGLDSDRTVAVVSVPTPEALVALAAAGACGARTTLVDPELPDAALTAVLRDLGAAYVLAGGEATLRRVVDLRPELETVELVLALVEPAAGGRPLPALSLTTLLDGEDPGTSSFAGDPGFEIVARDGLRRLWGASDLARRLGELAGRLGLSPSDTVLVRLETRDLHWAPGVGAALAKQSRVVLDPPGTGDLETTLATHKPTIVLVAARELAACRASWEAEVRRRSFLHRRVHDWAVDKGSRAETRPWVRRLADRLVLAAYRDRMGGRIRKVLATGGAIDPGTARFFGAVGLPVEAVAE, encoded by the coding sequence TTGCGCGAGTTGCTCCGCTCGAAGCCCGTCCATCCCGCCGGCGCCCTCGCGACCACCGCGCCGGCGATGTGGCCCGAGATCGAGCGGGAATCGGCCGATCGTTGCGTCCGGACTCTGGCGGCCGCCCTCGCCCGCTACGGACTCGATTCGGATCGCACCGTCGCCGTCGTCTCCGTTCCGACCCCTGAGGCGCTCGTGGCCTTGGCGGCGGCCGGCGCATGCGGGGCCCGTACGACGCTCGTCGATCCGGAGCTCCCCGACGCCGCATTGACGGCGGTCCTCCGGGACCTCGGCGCCGCCTACGTCCTGGCGGGGGGCGAGGCGACGCTCCGGCGCGTGGTCGACCTCCGGCCTGAACTGGAGACGGTGGAACTGGTCCTGGCGCTCGTCGAGCCCGCGGCCGGCGGGCGTCCGCTCCCCGCCCTGTCGCTCACGACGCTGCTCGACGGCGAAGACCCCGGAACGAGCTCGTTCGCCGGGGACCCCGGCTTCGAGATCGTGGCGCGCGACGGCCTCCGCCGCCTCTGGGGTGCGTCGGATCTGGCGCGCCGACTCGGCGAGTTGGCGGGCCGGTTGGGACTTTCGCCGAGCGACACGGTTCTCGTGCGGCTGGAGACTCGCGACCTCCATTGGGCCCCCGGCGTCGGGGCCGCGCTCGCGAAGCAGTCCCGCGTCGTCCTGGACCCACCCGGAACGGGGGACCTGGAGACCACGCTCGCGACGCACAAGCCGACGATCGTCCTCGTCGCCGCTCGGGAGCTTGCAGCCTGCCGTGCGTCGTGGGAGGCCGAGGTCCGGCGCCGCTCGTTCCTTCACCGACGCGTGCACGACTGGGCGGTCGACAAAGGGTCCCGAGCCGAAACCCGACCGTGGGTGCGCCGGCTCGCGGACCGGCTCGTGCTCGCGGCCTACCGCGATCGGATGGGAGGCCGGATCCGCAAGGTCCTCGCCACAGGCGGGGCGATCGACCCCGGGACGGCGCGCTTTTTCGGGGCCGTGGGACTTCCGGTCGAAGCGGTGGCAGAGTGA
- a CDS encoding VWA domain-containing protein, whose amino-acid sequence MPRYFLPCLIFTLAGSAFAEGGQGAAQLAAVQTPAAAASGDSGKRVLDDATIERLLALAEPEEVSVRTVLVPAAVEDRQGRIVRGLTQKDFRVFENQVLQKIEAFWIEGSEPVSIAFLLDVSGSMRMSGKLEAAKEAIRFFVTSLRPQDRYALICFADDQVAWVTEFTSDRARFLERLAVQEGFGQTALNDAVAAAPKLVDERAEGRRAILLFTDGVDNASKLSVEQSILAARKVEVPIYTVGFTGIAADLREKSRVPENTAVLKRFSEETGGAMFVVHDPDELKESVARIDQELRYQYLLAYQPASRTWDGSFRAIRVEARGGRLQVRTRKGYYANP is encoded by the coding sequence ATGCCCCGGTATTTTCTACCCTGTCTGATCTTCACCCTGGCCGGATCGGCCTTCGCCGAGGGCGGGCAGGGTGCCGCCCAACTCGCCGCCGTCCAGACCCCCGCGGCCGCGGCGTCAGGGGACTCAGGCAAGCGCGTGCTGGACGACGCCACCATCGAACGCCTGCTGGCCCTCGCCGAGCCGGAAGAGGTGAGCGTCCGTACGGTACTCGTCCCCGCGGCCGTCGAGGATCGGCAGGGCCGCATCGTCCGGGGGCTGACCCAGAAGGACTTCCGGGTCTTCGAAAACCAGGTTCTCCAGAAGATCGAAGCGTTCTGGATCGAAGGATCCGAGCCCGTCTCGATCGCGTTCCTGCTCGACGTCTCCGGGAGCATGCGGATGTCCGGGAAACTCGAGGCCGCCAAGGAGGCGATCCGTTTCTTCGTGACGAGCCTGCGTCCCCAGGACCGTTATGCGCTGATCTGCTTCGCCGACGATCAGGTGGCCTGGGTGACGGAATTCACCAGCGACCGGGCCCGTTTCCTCGAGCGACTGGCGGTCCAGGAGGGGTTCGGGCAGACCGCGCTGAACGACGCCGTGGCCGCCGCCCCCAAGCTCGTGGACGAGCGCGCCGAGGGACGGAGGGCGATCCTCCTGTTCACCGACGGGGTCGACAATGCGAGCAAGCTCTCGGTGGAGCAGTCGATCCTCGCGGCCCGGAAGGTCGAGGTCCCGATCTACACGGTCGGCTTCACCGGAATTGCCGCCGACCTCCGCGAGAAGTCGCGCGTTCCCGAGAACACCGCGGTACTCAAGCGTTTCTCCGAGGAGACCGGTGGGGCGATGTTCGTCGTCCATGACCCGGACGAGCTGAAGGAGTCGGTCGCCCGGATCGACCAGGAGCTCCGTTACCAGTACCTCCTCGCCTACCAGCCGGCCTCCCGGACCTGGGACGGATCGTTCCGGGCCATCCGCGTCGAGGCTCGCGGTGGGCGCCTCCAGGTTCGAACCCGCAAGGGCTATTACGCGAATCCGTGA
- a CDS encoding OmpA family protein, which yields MQKRSILFVGLVAFAVAASTGCVTKKVFRAQVAETDTKIQGVQTGVETNEKRIGDLAKETDDKITAVRGTAEKAVEIGSTALGKAEEAQKMARGKLLWQTTLSDDSVKFSFDQNELPTAATDLLDDLAGKVKGLDKTVYLEIEGHTDNIGSEQYNESLGEKRADAVRAYLAEKAGIPLHAMNVISYGESKPVADNTTPDGRAKNRRVVIRVLE from the coding sequence ATGCAGAAGCGTTCGATCCTGTTCGTGGGGCTGGTGGCGTTCGCCGTTGCGGCGTCGACCGGCTGCGTCACCAAGAAGGTCTTCCGCGCCCAGGTCGCGGAGACCGACACCAAGATCCAGGGCGTGCAGACCGGCGTCGAGACCAACGAGAAGCGCATCGGCGATCTCGCCAAGGAGACGGACGACAAGATCACCGCCGTCCGCGGCACCGCCGAAAAGGCGGTCGAGATCGGGTCGACCGCGCTCGGGAAGGCCGAAGAGGCGCAGAAGATGGCGCGCGGCAAGCTGCTCTGGCAGACCACGCTGTCGGACGACAGCGTGAAGTTCTCGTTCGACCAGAACGAGCTGCCGACCGCGGCCACCGACCTCCTCGACGACCTCGCCGGGAAGGTCAAGGGCCTCGACAAGACGGTCTACCTCGAGATCGAGGGGCACACCGACAACATCGGAAGCGAGCAGTACAACGAGTCGCTCGGCGAGAAGCGCGCCGATGCGGTGCGTGCGTACCTCGCCGAGAAGGCCGGCATCCCGCTGCACGCGATGAACGTCATCTCGTACGGCGAGTCCAAGCCGGTCGCAGACAACACGACGCCCGACGGCCGCGCGAAGAACCGCCGCGTCGTCATCCGCGTCCTCGAGTAG
- a CDS encoding bifunctional homocysteine S-methyltransferase/methylenetetrahydrofolate reductase, producing the protein MTPLSSTRDFRKLLADRIVVFDGATGTRLYDMGVFLNRCFDELNLSAPSMVEEVHRAYVAVGVDVIETNTFGANRPKLEKHGLGDQVAAVNRAGAEIARRIAGDGVFVAGAIGPLGMRIEPWGPTSVDEAASVFAEQARALVEGGVDLFSVETFYDLAEIEAAVAGIRRVSDLPIVAQLTLEDDGNSLEGVAPEVFGPRLAALDVDAVGVNCSVGPAAMLEAIERLAPVVLKPLAAQPNAGKPRNVDNRNLYLCSPEYMATYAGRFIQAGARIVGGCCGTTPEHLKAILRAVRALQPARRTTVAVTAPPPPSETTPVPVESRSRLAAAVSEGKVVVSVEMLPPRGLDLSKNLAGAKLLADAGIDAINIPDGPRASARMSPMAMAVTLEREIGIETIIHYCCRDRNLLGMQSDLIGGHALGLRNVLLITGDPPKLGDYPDATAVFDVDSIGLANMVHRLNHGIDVGGNPIGEPTGFYFGVGVNPGSPDLDREIARYEWKVQAGAHFAITQPVFDPEQLLRFLERVRHVKIPLLAGVWPLASYRNAEFMNNEVPGVHVPDAILERMRRTDTKDAARAEGVAIAREAILAVLPYVQGFQISAPFGRYATAIEVAEVIPRRTPR; encoded by the coding sequence ATGACGCCCTTGTCGTCGACGCGCGATTTCCGAAAGCTGCTCGCCGATCGCATCGTCGTCTTCGACGGCGCGACCGGCACGCGCCTGTACGACATGGGAGTCTTCCTCAACCGGTGCTTCGACGAGCTGAACCTCTCGGCCCCCTCCATGGTCGAGGAGGTTCACCGGGCCTACGTCGCCGTCGGCGTCGACGTCATCGAGACCAACACCTTCGGAGCCAATCGGCCCAAGCTCGAAAAACACGGGCTCGGCGATCAAGTCGCCGCGGTGAACCGCGCGGGGGCCGAGATCGCCCGCCGGATCGCCGGCGACGGAGTGTTCGTCGCCGGTGCGATCGGCCCCCTGGGCATGCGGATCGAGCCGTGGGGACCCACGTCGGTGGACGAGGCCGCGTCGGTCTTCGCCGAGCAGGCGCGGGCGCTCGTGGAGGGGGGGGTGGACCTCTTCTCCGTCGAGACCTTCTACGACCTCGCCGAGATCGAGGCGGCGGTGGCCGGCATCCGGCGCGTCTCGGACCTTCCGATCGTCGCGCAGCTCACCCTGGAGGACGACGGCAACAGCCTCGAAGGCGTGGCGCCGGAGGTCTTCGGCCCGCGGCTCGCGGCGCTGGACGTCGACGCCGTCGGGGTGAACTGCTCCGTCGGTCCGGCGGCGATGCTCGAGGCGATCGAGCGGCTCGCCCCCGTCGTCCTGAAGCCTCTCGCGGCGCAGCCGAACGCCGGCAAGCCGCGCAACGTCGACAACCGGAACCTGTACCTCTGCAGCCCCGAGTACATGGCGACGTACGCCGGACGCTTCATCCAGGCGGGGGCGCGGATCGTCGGCGGTTGCTGCGGAACGACGCCCGAGCACCTCAAGGCGATCCTCCGGGCGGTGCGCGCCCTGCAGCCCGCCCGCCGCACGACGGTCGCCGTGACGGCGCCGCCTCCGCCTTCCGAGACGACCCCCGTTCCGGTGGAATCGCGGTCCCGTCTCGCCGCCGCCGTGTCGGAAGGGAAGGTCGTCGTCAGCGTCGAGATGCTCCCGCCGCGCGGTCTCGACCTCTCGAAGAACCTCGCGGGGGCGAAGCTCCTCGCCGACGCCGGCATCGACGCGATCAACATCCCCGACGGGCCCCGCGCCTCGGCGCGGATGAGCCCGATGGCGATGGCCGTCACGCTCGAGCGCGAGATCGGGATCGAGACGATCATCCACTACTGCTGTCGCGACCGGAACCTGCTCGGGATGCAGTCGGACCTGATCGGCGGGCATGCGCTGGGCCTGCGGAACGTCCTGCTGATCACCGGCGATCCCCCCAAACTCGGCGACTACCCCGACGCGACCGCCGTCTTCGACGTCGATTCGATCGGTCTGGCGAACATGGTCCACCGACTGAACCACGGCATCGACGTCGGCGGCAACCCGATCGGCGAGCCGACCGGGTTCTACTTCGGCGTCGGCGTCAATCCGGGCTCGCCCGATCTCGACCGCGAGATCGCCCGCTACGAGTGGAAGGTCCAGGCGGGCGCCCATTTCGCGATCACGCAGCCGGTGTTCGATCCCGAGCAGCTCCTGCGATTCCTCGAGCGGGTCCGGCACGTGAAGATCCCGCTGCTCGCAGGGGTGTGGCCGCTCGCCTCGTACCGCAACGCCGAGTTCATGAACAACGAGGTCCCGGGCGTGCACGTGCCCGACGCGATCCTCGAACGCATGCGCCGCACCGACACGAAGGACGCGGCGCGCGCCGAGGGGGTCGCGATCGCCCGCGAGGCGATCCTCGCGGTCCTGCCCTACGTGCAGGGATTCCAGATCTCCGCTCCGTTCGGGAGATACGCAACCGCGATCGAAGTGGCCGAAGTCATTCCACGGAGGACCCCCCGATGA